The Corynebacterium occultum sequence TGATCACAGCCGTCATCATGATTCCACCCGCCTCAGCACGTTTTGTTCTTCAGTGTGGGCGGGCCAGATAGATCGTCCGGGAGGCTCCATATGGAGTCAAAACCTCTTCTTCAATTTCAGGTGTCAAGTTCAGGTGTCAAGGGCTTAAAAACACTGTCAGTCTACAGAGAAAGATCGGCTGCGTGGGGGCCTGGATATTTCCTGGGGGGCAGCGCTGATCGGATCCCTGTCCTAGACTTTCTGATATGAGCACCAGCTTCGATCAGGTCAAGGGAACTGCCCGCCCACTGCACCGCGCCCTGGTGGCCGCCGGATACCCGGATCTCGAATCGCTTCACGACGTCCCCCATGAAAAGCTCGCCGCCCTGCACGGGGTAGGCAGTCGCGGTCTGGAGCGGATCCAGGCCGCGCTCCTGGAACGTGGTCTGAGCCTGCGCGGGGAGATCCCCACAACAGCACCGGGCGGTGCCCGGATCACGGCCGGGCACACCGGCAAGAATGCCGCCGACATCAAGACCCACCCCACCGAGGTTGATCCGGTCGAATACATCGAAAGTCTGGATACTCCGCGCCGCGTGGAACATGGACGACAGCTGCTGGAGATCTTCAACCGGGTGACCGGGGAAAAGCCGGTGATGTGGGGTCCCTCCATGATCGGTTATGGGCAGGTCCACTATGAGTCCCACACCGGCCGCGAGGGGGACTGGTTCCACCTGGGTTTCAGCCCTCGCAAAGCCAAACTCACCCTCTACGGGTTGAAGGATTCCCCGGGTTCAGAGGAACTTCTGCCGAAGCTGGGGAAGTACACCGTTGGCGCGGGGTGCATCTACCTCAACAAACCCGAGGACATCGACCTTGAGGTGCTGGCCGAGATGATCGCCGAAGCATGGCGTAACCAACCGGAGGACTGAAAGCCGGGCTGTGCGGAGATGGCTAGGGTGGGCTCAGATCACCCCAGCCGATGGAAGGACGCAGCCATGAGTGAGCTCAATGACCATCCCTATGCCCCCGCCAAGCGGGTCGCCAACCATATTTTTGTTTCCGGGGCCTTGTCGGTGGACCGGGACTATCAGCCCGTTCAAGGCCGGAACGAGGCGATGGCCGCGGCCCTGGAACGGATGCGGGAACGTCTGGCCACCGCCGGGGGAAAACTCGAGGATGTGGTGAAACTGACCTACTTCGTCACTGATGTCACCCTGCGGGAGGAGGCTAATGAGCAGTTCCGGGAGCACTTCATGGCATCCCGGCCGGCCCGCTCCTTCGTGGAGGCCTCCGCACTGCCCTATGGCGCCAGCGTGGAGATTGACGCCATCGCCATCCTGTCGGAGGAGTGAGACACCGCTACCAAGGGGGCTGCTCAGTCCTGGTAAGGGGAGCCGAAGGCCTGGTGGTAGCTGACGGATCCCTGCGGCACTGAGCTATCGCAGAGGTTCATGGCGAGCAGTTCACCGGCCGGGGCGGCGCGGTAGGCCAGGCCCTCGATGACCTCGAAACCGAAGCGCCGGTAGAAGTCCGGGTCACCGAGAGACACCACCCCACCGGCTCCGCCTTCCCGCAGCTCCTGCAATGCCTGGCCCATCAGGCTCCCTCCGATGCCGGCATTTTGCCGTTCCGGATCCACCGCCACCGGGCCGAGACCGTACCAGCCCCCGGTGCCATCGGAGATGAGGACCGGGGAGGCGGCGATATAGCCCACCACATCGAACCCCTGGATTGCGACGAGCGACAGGGAGAGGACATCAGCGTCCCGTAGACCCTCCACGATCTGTGGGGCATTATGTGCCGAGTGTCGGGCGGTTTCATAGGAACGGGCGACCAGGCGGTGGATAGAGGAAATATCCTCCTCAGCTTCACGACGAATCCATAGCTTCTCCATGGCACCGATAGTACGGGGCGCCGCTGAGAACTTGTTCCGGGGTGTTCGGATCCCTGGCTGAAATGACGAAACCCCAGGTCTATTTGACCTGGGGCTCCGAAATCTTCCCCACCACGGGGTGGGGAGCAGGGGTTTTAAGCCTGGGCGGCGGCCTTCACTGCGGCACTGACGGCCGGGGCGACGCGCGGATCGAGCGGGGAGGGCACGATGTAGCCGGCGTTGAGATCATCAGCGGCGATCTCGGCGATGGCAGCGGCGGCGGCCAGCTTCATCTCCGGGGTGATGGACTTGGCTTCAGCGGCCAGCGCACCGTGGAAGATGCCGGGGAAAGCCAGCACATTGTTGATCTGGTTCGGCAGGTCACTGCGGCCGGTGGCGACGACGCCACCATAGCGGTGGGAGAGCTCCGGGTCGATCTCCGGGGTCGGGTTGGCCAGGGTGAAAAGGATCGGCTTCGCCGCCATCAACTTCAGGGATTCCTCACCGATATTGCCGCCGGAGACACCGATGAAGGTGTCGGCGTCGGTGAAGGCTTCGTTGATGCCGCCGGTGATGCCCCGCGGGTTGGTCTTGGCCGCCAGGGTCTCCTTCACCGGGCCGAGGTTCTCACGACTCTCGTGGATGATGCCACGGGAATCCAGGACCACGATGTCCTGGGCGCCAGCACCGAGCAGCATGTCGACGATGGCGACACCGGCTGCACCGGCACCGGAGATGACGATGCGCAGGTCAGCGATCTCACGATCCAGCACCTTGGCGGCGTTGCGCAGGGCGGCAAGGGTCACGATGGCGGTACCGTGCTGGTCATCGTGCATGACCGGGATGTCCAGGCGCTCGATCAGCTTGCGCTCCACCTCGAAGCAACGCGGGGCCGAGATGTCCTCCAGGTTGATGCCACCGAAGGA is a genomic window containing:
- a CDS encoding DUF1801 domain-containing protein encodes the protein MSTSFDQVKGTARPLHRALVAAGYPDLESLHDVPHEKLAALHGVGSRGLERIQAALLERGLSLRGEIPTTAPGGARITAGHTGKNAADIKTHPTEVDPVEYIESLDTPRRVEHGRQLLEIFNRVTGEKPVMWGPSMIGYGQVHYESHTGREGDWFHLGFSPRKAKLTLYGLKDSPGSEELLPKLGKYTVGAGCIYLNKPEDIDLEVLAEMIAEAWRNQPED
- a CDS encoding NAD(P)-dependent malic enzyme, translating into MSTPTAQSIQPLSRKEIFEAHEGGKLNISSARPLENMRDLSIAYTPGVATVCQAIAEDPAVARTHTGVGNTIAVISDGSAVLGLGDIGPQASLPVMEGKAQLFNAFAGLKAVPLVLNIREVDELVDTIAALAPSFGGINLEDISAPRCFEVERKLIERLDIPVMHDDQHGTAIVTLAALRNAAKVLDREIADLRIVISGAGAAGVAIVDMLLGAGAQDIVVLDSRGIIHESRENLGPVKETLAAKTNPRGITGGINEAFTDADTFIGVSGGNIGEESLKLMAAKPILFTLANPTPEIDPELSHRYGGVVATGRSDLPNQINNVLAFPGIFHGALAAEAKSITPEMKLAAAAAIAEIAADDLNAGYIVPSPLDPRVAPAVSAAVKAAAQA
- a CDS encoding RidA family protein, producing the protein MSELNDHPYAPAKRVANHIFVSGALSVDRDYQPVQGRNEAMAAALERMRERLATAGGKLEDVVKLTYFVTDVTLREEANEQFREHFMASRPARSFVEASALPYGASVEIDAIAILSEE
- a CDS encoding GNAT family N-acetyltransferase; the protein is MEKLWIRREAEEDISSIHRLVARSYETARHSAHNAPQIVEGLRDADVLSLSLVAIQGFDVVGYIAASPVLISDGTGGWYGLGPVAVDPERQNAGIGGSLMGQALQELREGGAGGVVSLGDPDFYRRFGFEVIEGLAYRAAPAGELLAMNLCDSSVPQGSVSYHQAFGSPYQD